One window of Candidatus Zixiibacteriota bacterium genomic DNA carries:
- a CDS encoding acyl-CoA dehydrogenase family protein has protein sequence MLLEKKHHEFREKMRAFALEKIAPYAAELDDKQEFISRHIKPMAEIGLFGMVVPEEYGGKPVDTICYSIAVEELSRVCGSTGITIAAHNSLGMYPIYRFGTDEQRKKYLPRGAAGEIIAFGLTEPEAGSDAGATKTTAVLKGDHWIMNGTKCFITSASHAFASIATARTSDEPGVKAISSFILERHWQGYDVGKKENKMGLRGSDTAFLHFTDLKIPKENQLGKLGEGFKQFMITLDGGRISIAAMALGLAQGALDCALKYAVERKQFGQSIAEFQAVQWMLADMATEIEAARYLIYGAAAKKDAGLQHTRDSAMAKLYAGEVGTRVASKAIQILGGIGYYTGKYPAERIWRDVKLCEIGEGTSEIQRLVIARELIKSVQ, from the coding sequence ATGCTCTTAGAAAAGAAGCACCATGAATTTCGCGAAAAAATGCGGGCATTCGCCCTGGAAAAGATCGCCCCTTACGCGGCCGAACTCGATGATAAACAGGAATTCATCAGCCGTCATATAAAACCGATGGCTGAAATCGGGCTCTTCGGCATGGTCGTGCCGGAAGAATACGGCGGCAAACCGGTCGATACCATCTGTTACTCTATCGCCGTGGAAGAACTGTCCCGCGTCTGCGGCTCCACCGGTATCACTATCGCGGCGCATAATTCGCTCGGGATGTACCCCATCTATCGCTTTGGAACCGATGAGCAGCGCAAAAAATATCTTCCCCGTGGAGCCGCCGGTGAGATTATCGCCTTCGGTCTGACAGAGCCTGAGGCCGGCTCCGATGCCGGCGCCACCAAGACCACCGCCGTCCTCAAAGGCGACCATTGGATTATGAATGGCACCAAGTGCTTCATTACTTCCGCCTCGCATGCATTTGCCTCCATAGCCACCGCTCGCACCTCCGATGAACCGGGGGTCAAAGCAATTTCGTCATTTATCCTGGAGCGGCACTGGCAGGGCTATGATGTCGGCAAGAAAGAGAATAAAATGGGTTTGCGCGGCTCCGATACCGCCTTCCTTCATTTCACCGACCTTAAGATTCCCAAAGAGAACCAGCTGGGAAAACTGGGCGAAGGATTCAAACAGTTCATGATTACGCTTGACGGCGGAAGAATCTCTATCGCCGCCATGGCGTTAGGATTGGCGCAGGGAGCGCTCGACTGCGCTTTGAAATATGCTGTGGAACGCAAGCAGTTCGGGCAATCGATTGCCGAATTCCAGGCAGTTCAATGGATGCTGGCCGATATGGCGACCGAGATTGAAGCCGCCCGCTATTTGATATATGGCGCCGCCGCCAAGAAAGACGCCGGCCTGCAGCATACCCGCGATTCCGCCATGGCGAAACTGTATGCCGGTGAAGTCGGCACCCGGGTCGCGTCAAAGGCGATTCAGATTCTCGGCGGAATTGGTTACTATACCGGAAAATATCCGGCCGAGCGTATCTGGCGGGATGTCAAACTCTGCGAGATAGGGGAGGGGACTTCCGAAATCCAACGGCTGGTCATCGCCCGCGAACTGATAAAGTCGGTCCAGTAG